One window of Triticum dicoccoides isolate Atlit2015 ecotype Zavitan chromosome 5A, WEW_v2.0, whole genome shotgun sequence genomic DNA carries:
- the LOC119304048 gene encoding CSC1-like protein At4g35870, with product MGRAPSPEDAAGGEPEAWYGSIQYLVNISAVGAASCVLLFLLVKLRFDHRRIPGPSALAAKLLAVYHATAPQIALHCGADAAQFLLFERASFLVLAAVSAAAFAAALPLNLLAGDAAIADQFAATTISHIPRASPLLWLHLLLTAAVVAIAHLGISRMEDALRITRFRDGNGNPSDPNSSSVAVFTIMIQGIPRALAADKAPLKEYFEHKYPGKVYRVIVPFDLCTLEYLADEWGKVRNKISWLEAKMDARSLFDEFVQDESGQLEAHWLVRRCKELWAMAAQRFGFTDDERLRKLQTRKLVIGSRLSDYKEGRARGAGIAFVVFKDVYTANKAVRDFRMERKKTPIGRFFPVMELQLERSRWRVERAPPASDIYWNHLGMNKTSLALRRIAVNTCLIVMLLFFSSPLSILSGMQNAARIINVEAMDSAKSWIVWLQGSSWFWTIIFQFLPNVLIFVSMYIIIPSVLSYFSKFEFHLTVSGEQRAALLKMVCFFLVNLILLRALVESSLESWILSMGRCYLDSADCKQIEHYLSPSFLSRSSLSSLAFLITCTFLGISFDLLAPIPWIKHILKKFRKNDMVQLVPEENEEYRSMNNDEETNGLVSPLMSEREDSDILNGFEGHDLSMYPINRSFHMPKQKFDFAQYYAFDITIFALTMIYSLFAPLVVPVGAVYFGYRYLVDKYNFLFVYRVRGFPAGNDGKLMDRVLCIMQFCVIFFLAAMLLFFAVQGDSMKLQAICTLGLLVFYKLLPSGSDRFQPSLLEGMQTVNSFVDGPTDYEVFSQPDLDWNLYQS from the coding sequence ATGGGGCGCGCGCCGTCGCCGGAGGACGCCGCGGGCGGGGAGCCGGAGGCGTGGTACGGCAGCATCCAGTACCTCGTCAACATCTCGGCGGTGGGGGCCGCCTCCTGcgtgctcctcttcctcctcgtcaagCTCCGCTTCGACCACCGCCGCATCCCGGGGCCCTCCGCGCTCGCCGCCAAGCTGCTCGCCGTCTACCACGCCACGGCCCCGCAGATCGCGCTCCACTGCGGCGCCGACGCCGCCCAGTTCCTCCTCTTCGAGCGCGCCTCCTTCCTCgtcctcgccgccgtctccgccgccgccttcgccgcggCCCTCCCGCTCAACCTGCTCGCCGGGGACGCCGCCATCGCCGACCAGTTCGCCGCCACCACCATCTCCCACATCCCCAGGGCCTCCCCGCTGCTCtggctccacctcctcctcaccgccgccgtcgtcgccatcGCGCACCTCGGCATCTCCCGCATGGAGGACGCCCTCCGCATCACCCGCTTCCGCGACGGCAACGGCAACCCCAGCGACCCCAACTCCAGCTCCGTCGCCGTCTTCACCATCATGATCCAGGGCATCCCCAGGGCGCTCGCCGCCGACAAGGCCCCCCTCAAGGAGTACTTCGAGCACAAGTACCCCGGCAAGGTGTACCGCGTCATTGTGCCCTTCGACCTCTGCACGCTGGAGTACCTCGCCGACGAGTGGGGGAAGGTCCGGAACAAGATCTCCTGGCTGGAGGCGAAGATGGACGCCCGCAGCCTGTTTGACGAGTTTGTGCAGGACGAATCGGGGCAATTAGAAGCGCACTGGCTTGTCAGGAGATGCAAAGAGCTGTGGGCAATGGCCGCGCAGAGGTTCGGGTTTACTGATGATGAGAGGCTAAGGAAGCTGCAGACAAGGAAACTCGTGATTGGGAGCAGGCTGTCGGATTACAAGGAAGGGCGTGCGCGTGGTGCTGGCATAGCTTTTGTTGTGTTCAAGGATGTGTACACGGCAAACAAGGCTGTGAGAGATTTCCGGATGGAAAGGAAGAAGACACCCATTGGCAGGTTCTTCCCAGTGATGGAGCTACAGCTTGAGAGGAGCCGATGGAGAGTGGAGAGGGCGCCACCAGCATCAGATATCTACTGGAATCACCTTGGGATGAACAAGACCTCACTAGCCTTGCGGCGGATAGCGGTTAACACCTGCCTCATTGTAATGCTCCTGTTCTTCAGTTCACCATTGTCAATACTCAGTGGAATGCAAAACGCAGCACGGATCATCAATGTGGAGGCTATGGATAGTGCCAAATCATGGATTGTTTGGCTTCAAGGCTCAAGCTGGTTCTGGACAATAATCTTTCAGTTTCTACCCAATGTCCTCATCTTCGTGAGCATGTATATTATCATCCCATCAGTACTGTCATACTTCTCCAAGTTTGAGTTCCATCTGACAGTGTCGGGGGAGCAGAGAGCTGCATTGCTGAAGATGGTTTGCTTCTTCCTTGTTAATCTCATCTTGTTGCGTGCGCTGGTGGAATCGTCGCTTGAAAGTTGGATTCTTAGCATGGGACGGTGCTACTTAGATAGTGCTGATTGCAAGCAGATTGAACATTACCTGAGCCCATCATTCTTGTCGAGATCTTCACTTTCTTCCCTGGCGTTCTTAATCACATGCACCTTTCTGGGAATATCTTTTGATCTGCTGGCTCCAATCCCTTGGATAAAGCATATACTGAAGAAATTCAGAAAGAATGATATGGTCCAGTTGGtccctgaagaaaatgaggaatacAGATCTATGAACAATGACGAAGAAACAAATGGTCTGGTATCGCCTCTAATGTCTGAGAGAGAAGACAGTGACATTCTGAATGGTTTCGAGGGGCATGATCTTTCCATGTACCCAATAAACCGGAGCTTCCACATGCCAAAGCAGAAATTCGACTTTGCACAATACTATGCATTTGACATCACAATATTCGCGCTCACGATGATCTACTCACTGTTTGCTCCGCTTGTGGTTCCTGTCGGTGCAGTATACTTTGGCTACCGTTACCTTGTGGACAAGTACAATTTCCTGTTCGTGTACAGAGTCAGAGGATTTCCTGCAGGCAATGATGGGAAGCTGATGGATAGGGTGCTGTGCATCATGCAATTCTGTGTCATCTTCTTTCTTGCTGCTATGTTGCTCTTCTTCGCAGTCCAGGGTGATTCCATGAAGCTACAGGCTATATGTACTCTTGGGCTGTTAGTGTTCTATAAGTTGCTGCCGTCTGGAAGTGATCGCTTCCAGCCGTCCTTGTTAGAAGGGATGCAGACAGTTAATAGCTTTGTAGATGGTCCAACGGATTATGAAGTTTTTTCACAACCTGACCTGGATTGGAATCTGTATCAATCCTGA